In Monodelphis domestica isolate mMonDom1 chromosome 3, mMonDom1.pri, whole genome shotgun sequence, the following proteins share a genomic window:
- the TRAPPC5 gene encoding trafficking protein particle complex subunit 5: MDARFTRGKSAILERSLARPKTEVSLSAFSLLFSELVQYCQNRVYSVAELQARLAELGQQVGARVLDGLATREKGGRRETRVLGALLFVKGAVWRALFGKEADKLEQANDDDKTYYIIEREPLINTYISVPKENSTLNCASFTAGVVEAVLTHSGFPAKVTAHWHKGTTLMIKFDEAVIARDRALDGR, translated from the coding sequence ATGGATGCACGGTTTACTAGGGGGAAGTCGGCCATCCTGGAGCGGTCACTTGCGAGGCCCAAGACGGAAGTGAGCCTGAGTGCATTCTCCCTGCTGTTTTCTGAGCTGGTTCAGTATTGCCAGAATCGTGTGTACTCCGTGGCAGAGCTTCAAGCGCGGCTGGCAGAATTGGGCCAGCAGGTAGGCGCTCGAGTGCTGGATGGCCTGGCCACTCGGGAGAAGGGCGGCCGACGGGAGACAAGGGTACTGGGTGCACTGCTCTTTGTCAAGGGTGCAGTATGGCGAGCGCTCTTTGGCAAGGAGGCAGACAAGCTGGAACAAGCCAATGATGATGACAAGACCTACTACATCATCGAGCGTGAACCACTCATCAACACCTACATCTCTGTGCCCAAGGAGAACAGCACTCTTAACTGTGCCAGCTTCACAGCAGGTGTAGTTGAAGCTGTCCTCACCCACAGTGGCTTCCCTGCCAAGGTCACTGCCCATTGGCACAAGGGTACTACTCTCATGATCAAGTTCGACGAGGCTGTCATTGCCCGGGACCGGGCCTTAGATGGCCGCTGA